One window of Thalassovita mediterranea genomic DNA carries:
- the leuC gene encoding 3-isopropylmalate dehydratase large subunit → MPGKTLYDKIWDAHLVDTDAASGDALIYIDLHLIHEVTTPQAFSGLKANGRKVRRPELTLAVADHNTPTENQAAGLEGVRDEAARNQLSALSRNVAEHGIEFFPMGDVRNGIVHVVGPEQGRTQPGMTIVCGDSHTSTHGAFGALAHGIGTSEVEHVLATQTLRTQKSRNMAIEVSGQLREGVTAKDLALHLISIIGTAGGTGHVMEYRGEAVRALSMEGRMTLCNLSIEGGARAGLIAPDDTTYAYMKGRPAAPKAGAWDVAKSYWETLYSDDDAQWDRIVEIRGEDVEPTVTWGTSPEQAIPLSGRTPDPAIITDPVRKAAIERALHYMDLAPGAPIAGTPVQRVFIGSCTNSRIEDLREAARVASGSKVADGVRAMVVPGSGLVRAQAEAEGLDRVFIEAGFEWREPGCSMCLGMNPDILAPGERCASTSNRNFEGRQGRGGRTHLMSPTLAARAAITGVIG, encoded by the coding sequence ATGCCGGGCAAGACACTTTACGACAAGATCTGGGACGCCCACCTCGTGGACACCGACGCCGCGAGTGGCGACGCGCTCATCTATATCGATCTCCACCTCATTCATGAGGTGACGACCCCGCAGGCCTTCTCCGGCCTGAAGGCAAATGGGCGCAAGGTGCGCAGGCCTGAACTCACCCTCGCGGTCGCAGATCACAATACGCCGACGGAAAATCAGGCGGCCGGTCTGGAAGGTGTGCGCGATGAAGCCGCCCGTAACCAGCTCTCCGCGCTCTCGCGCAACGTCGCCGAGCATGGCATCGAATTCTTCCCGATGGGCGATGTCCGAAACGGCATCGTGCACGTTGTCGGCCCTGAGCAGGGACGCACCCAGCCCGGTATGACGATCGTCTGCGGCGACAGCCACACCTCAACGCATGGCGCTTTCGGCGCACTCGCCCATGGCATTGGCACATCAGAGGTCGAGCATGTCCTCGCAACGCAAACGCTCCGCACCCAGAAGTCCCGTAACATGGCTATTGAGGTCAGCGGCCAGCTGCGAGAGGGCGTGACGGCCAAGGATCTCGCCCTCCATCTCATCTCAATTATCGGTACGGCGGGCGGCACCGGCCACGTCATGGAGTATCGCGGCGAAGCGGTTCGTGCGCTCTCCATGGAAGGGCGGATGACACTCTGCAACCTCTCGATTGAGGGCGGCGCACGCGCTGGTCTGATCGCGCCAGATGACACCACGTACGCCTACATGAAAGGTCGGCCCGCAGCCCCCAAGGCAGGTGCATGGGATGTGGCTAAGTCTTATTGGGAGACCCTCTATTCCGATGACGACGCCCAGTGGGACCGAATCGTCGAAATTCGCGGCGAAGACGTGGAGCCAACCGTCACCTGGGGCACCAGTCCTGAACAAGCCATTCCCCTCTCGGGCAGGACGCCGGACCCCGCCATCATTACAGATCCCGTTCGAAAAGCTGCCATCGAACGCGCACTCCATTATATGGACCTTGCCCCGGGTGCGCCGATCGCTGGGACTCCAGTACAGCGCGTCTTTATCGGCTCGTGCACCAATTCGCGCATCGAAGACCTGCGCGAAGCCGCGCGCGTCGCGTCCGGATCGAAGGTCGCCGACGGCGTTCGCGCCATGGTCGTTCCGGGCTCTGGTCTTGTACGGGCCCAAGCTGAAGCGGAAGGCCTCGACCGCGTCTTCATCGAGGCCGGCTTTGAATGGCGCGAGCCGGGCTGCTCCATGTGTCTCGGCATGAACCCGGACATCCTCGCCCCGGGCGAACGCTGCGCCTCGACCTCGAACCGCAACTTCGAAGGCCGCCAGGGCCGGGGCGGGCGCACACATCTGATGAGCCCCACCCTCGCCGCCCGCGCCGCAATTACCGGAGTCATCGGATAG
- a CDS encoding nuclear transport factor 2 family protein — protein MIEDLIGQYIRSYNARDIEGMLDCVTEDVVFENISNYGQTMKFEGRDKMREVAELSGRAFSYRRQKLISLVIGDGRAAAEIEFEGKAAVDLPNGCKAGETIKIRGASFFEFRGQLLCRIADYS, from the coding sequence GTGATCGAAGACCTGATCGGCCAGTATATCCGCAGCTATAATGCGCGTGATATCGAGGGCATGCTCGACTGCGTCACCGAAGACGTGGTGTTTGAGAACATTTCCAATTACGGCCAGACCATGAAATTCGAAGGCCGCGACAAGATGCGTGAGGTCGCCGAGCTGTCTGGCCGGGCTTTCTCTTATCGCCGTCAGAAGCTGATCAGCCTCGTCATCGGGGATGGGCGGGCGGCGGCCGAGATCGAGTTTGAGGGCAAGGCTGCGGTGGATCTGCCAAATGGATGCAAGGCAGGCGAGACGATCAAAATCCGCGGTGCGAGCTTCTTTGAGTTTCGCGGCCAGCTGTTGTGCCGGATTGCGGATTATAGTTGA
- the trmD gene encoding tRNA (guanosine(37)-N1)-methyltransferase TrmD, producing the protein MAFDVSIITLFPEAFPGMLDVSILGRAREQGIWSLETTDLRSFGLGKHRQVDDKPAGGGAGLVIRPDVAAAAIDSIDRKGRELIYLSPRGEPFSQKLAHEFASGPGLICFCGRFEGLDERVITQRRMREVSLGDFVLAGGEVAAQAIIEATLRLLPGVAGNETSIEDESFSAGLLEYPQYTLPRTWEGQPTPDVLLSGDHSKVDQWRLNRSKLLTEGRRPDLWAAYLNGHRIRASETDDEHD; encoded by the coding sequence ATGGCCTTCGACGTCTCTATAATAACGCTCTTTCCGGAAGCGTTTCCGGGCATGCTCGATGTCTCTATACTTGGGCGCGCGCGTGAGCAGGGCATCTGGTCACTGGAAACGACGGACCTTCGCAGCTTCGGCCTCGGCAAGCATCGCCAGGTCGATGACAAGCCCGCGGGCGGCGGCGCTGGTCTCGTCATCCGGCCCGATGTGGCGGCTGCCGCAATCGACAGTATCGATCGCAAGGGCCGCGAGCTCATCTATCTCAGCCCGCGCGGGGAGCCTTTCTCACAGAAGCTCGCCCATGAATTTGCGAGCGGGCCGGGCCTCATCTGCTTCTGCGGCCGCTTCGAGGGACTGGACGAGCGCGTCATCACCCAGCGCCGCATGAGAGAAGTGTCGCTCGGCGATTTCGTTCTCGCAGGCGGGGAAGTCGCAGCGCAGGCTATTATAGAAGCAACACTCCGGCTGCTGCCGGGTGTAGCCGGCAATGAAACCTCGATCGAGGATGAGAGTTTCTCGGCCGGGCTGCTTGAATACCCGCAATATACACTGCCGCGGACATGGGAGGGCCAGCCGACGCCGGACGTACTTTTGTCGGGTGATCACAGCAAGGTCGACCAATGGCGGCTCAACCGCAGTAAACTGTTGACAGAAGGGCGCCGTCCCGATTTATGGGCCGCTTACCTCAACGGGCATAGAATACGAGCGTCGGAGACGGACGATGAACATGATTGA
- a CDS encoding J domain-containing protein, whose product MADAFSYRVKFTDIRVKPPKEEQERQKAVETRECHRDDCDLAGDHPAPKPRGLEGVYWFCQKHAGEYNRNYDFFAGMSDAELEAFNEMARHGFQKTWKFGTGPMGKGKAAAAHDPRRWRGKEFFEENAEARQARRKEQQSAGVTAQALAELDLEAGATASEIRVRYSEYIRKFHPDSNGGDRSTEHMLARVLRAGKTLKAAGMMKA is encoded by the coding sequence ATGGCAGATGCATTTTCATACCGCGTCAAGTTCACCGACATAAGGGTGAAGCCTCCGAAGGAGGAGCAAGAGCGCCAGAAAGCCGTCGAGACGCGTGAGTGTCATCGCGACGACTGCGACCTGGCAGGTGATCACCCCGCGCCGAAGCCGAGAGGCCTCGAGGGCGTCTACTGGTTCTGCCAGAAGCATGCGGGTGAATATAACCGCAACTATGACTTCTTTGCCGGCATGTCCGATGCCGAGCTCGAAGCCTTCAACGAGATGGCCCGTCACGGTTTCCAGAAAACCTGGAAATTCGGCACCGGACCGATGGGCAAGGGCAAGGCCGCTGCTGCGCACGATCCGCGCCGCTGGCGTGGCAAGGAATTCTTCGAGGAGAATGCCGAGGCCCGTCAGGCCCGCCGCAAGGAACAGCAGTCGGCTGGCGTTACCGCGCAAGCCCTCGCTGAGCTTGATCTCGAGGCTGGCGCAACGGCCAGCGAGATCCGCGTGCGCTACAGCGAATACATCCGCAAGTTCCACCCGGATTCCAATGGCGGCGACCGTTCGACTGAGCACATGCTTGCCCGCGTCCTTCGCGCCGGCAAGACGCTCAAGGCGGCCGGCATGATGAAGGCCTAG
- a CDS encoding BolA family transcriptional regulator, whose product MHLPWVRQHRSNELTRPELTNRSERIRARLTQLFAPSELHVRDDSAKHAGHAGARPEGETHYKVEIVSPAFEGKSRVEMQREVNSALKDEFDSGLHALSIKARAG is encoded by the coding sequence ATGCATCTGCCATGGGTCAGGCAACATAGGTCGAACGAGTTAACGAGGCCAGAATTGACAAACAGATCAGAGCGGATTCGCGCGAGATTGACGCAGCTTTTTGCACCTAGTGAGCTGCATGTCCGCGATGACAGTGCGAAACATGCAGGCCATGCGGGCGCCCGCCCGGAAGGCGAGACTCATTATAAGGTGGAGATTGTCTCACCCGCCTTTGAAGGAAAGAGCCGGGTGGAGATGCAGCGCGAAGTGAATTCTGCGCTGAAAGATGAGTTCGATAGCGGGCTGCATGCCCTGTCGATAAAGGCGCGGGCGGGCTGA
- the leuD gene encoding 3-isopropylmalate dehydratase small subunit — protein sequence MKAFTTLTSTAAALTDKGRLMANVDTDMIIPKQFLKTTEREGLSTGLFYELKTKADGSPDPDFVLNQPAHQNAGILVAGDNFGCGSSREHAPWALLDQGITCVIAPSFADIFHNNCYKNGILPIALPIEVCEALAAQTGGANHRFTVDLAQQVITTPDGAEIYFNIEPGRKQSLLEGLDDIGQTLQAAPSIDAFEARRSHETPWLPRSRA from the coding sequence ATGAAAGCTTTCACCACGCTCACCTCGACCGCTGCGGCCCTTACTGACAAGGGACGGCTCATGGCGAATGTCGACACGGACATGATCATTCCGAAGCAGTTCCTGAAGACCACGGAACGCGAGGGTCTGTCCACGGGTCTGTTTTACGAACTCAAGACCAAGGCAGACGGCAGCCCTGATCCTGACTTCGTCCTCAACCAGCCTGCGCACCAGAATGCGGGCATCCTGGTTGCGGGCGATAATTTCGGCTGCGGCTCATCGCGCGAGCACGCACCATGGGCACTGCTCGACCAGGGCATCACCTGCGTCATCGCGCCCTCCTTTGCCGATATCTTTCACAATAACTGTTACAAGAACGGCATCCTGCCCATAGCCCTGCCGATTGAGGTCTGTGAGGCGCTCGCGGCCCAGACGGGCGGCGCCAATCACCGTTTCACTGTCGATCTCGCCCAGCAGGTCATCACGACGCCGGATGGGGCCGAGATCTACTTCAATATTGAGCCCGGCCGGAAGCAGAGTCTTTTGGAAGGACTTGATGATATCGGCCAGACGCTTCAAGCCGCACCGTCCATCGATGCCTTCGAGGCGCGCCGCTCACACGAGACACCCTGGCTGCCACGCTCGCGCGCCTGA
- a CDS encoding aspartate-semialdehyde dehydrogenase, whose translation MAIKVAIVGATGNVGRELLNIMDERDFPAAEVYALASRRSKGREVSYGDKTLKCEVLDDFDFSKVDVVLMSAGGTLSKEWAEKIGKQGAIVIDNSSAWRMDPDVPLVVPEVNGEDVLGYDKKMIIANPNCSTAQLVMALKPLHDAAKIKRVVVSTYQSVSGSGKAGMDELWNQTKGIFVNDAPEPEEYPRQIAFNAIPMIGSFREDGFTDEEAKMWNETHKMIDPNIKLTVTCVRVPVFVGHSESVNIEFEEAITPEQAREALRNFDGVQVIDNPEEDQYITPVECKGEWDTFVSRIRVDNTVEHGLSLWVVADNLRKGAALNTVQIAEELIKRGVLAA comes from the coding sequence ATGGCTATCAAAGTCGCAATCGTTGGCGCCACCGGTAATGTGGGCCGCGAACTTCTCAACATCATGGACGAGCGCGATTTCCCCGCTGCTGAAGTCTATGCCCTCGCCTCGCGCCGCTCGAAAGGCCGCGAAGTGAGCTATGGCGACAAGACCCTGAAATGCGAAGTGCTGGACGATTTCGACTTCTCCAAAGTCGATGTGGTCCTGATGTCCGCTGGCGGCACCCTGTCGAAAGAATGGGCCGAGAAGATCGGCAAGCAGGGCGCGATCGTCATCGACAACTCGTCGGCCTGGCGCATGGACCCTGACGTTCCGCTCGTCGTGCCAGAAGTGAACGGCGAAGACGTCCTCGGCTATGACAAGAAGATGATCATTGCCAACCCGAACTGCTCCACGGCGCAGCTCGTCATGGCGCTGAAGCCACTGCACGATGCCGCGAAGATCAAACGCGTCGTCGTCTCGACCTATCAGTCGGTGTCCGGCTCGGGCAAAGCCGGCATGGATGAGCTCTGGAACCAGACCAAGGGCATCTTCGTGAACGATGCGCCAGAGCCTGAAGAATATCCGCGCCAGATCGCCTTCAACGCGATCCCGATGATCGGCTCTTTCCGCGAAGACGGCTTCACCGACGAGGAAGCCAAGATGTGGAATGAGACCCACAAGATGATCGACCCGAACATCAAGCTCACGGTCACCTGCGTGCGCGTGCCGGTCTTTGTCGGTCACTCCGAAAGCGTGAACATTGAGTTTGAAGAGGCGATTACGCCAGAACAGGCGCGCGAGGCGCTCCGCAATTTCGATGGCGTCCAGGTCATCGATAACCCTGAAGAAGACCAGTACATCACGCCGGTCGAGTGCAAGGGCGAGTGGGACACCTTCGTTTCCCGCATCCGCGTCGACAATACGGTCGAGCACGGCCTGTCGCTCTGGGTGGTTGCTGACAACCTCCGCAAGGGTGCAGCCCTCAATACGGTCCAGATCGCTGAAGAGCTGATCAAGCGCGGCGTCCTCGCCGCCTAG
- the ruvB gene encoding Holliday junction branch migration DNA helicase RuvB has product MSRDGSLTDPERQSGEALDRALRPQSFEDYVGQDAIKSNLKVYVDAAKARGEALDHVLLFGPPGLGKTTLAQIVSKELGVGFRSTSGPVIAKAGDLAAILTNLEANDVLFIDEIHRLPPAVEEILYPAMEDYALDIVIGEGPSARSVRLDLAPFTLVGATTRAGLLANPLRDRFGIPMRLDFYSPEHLSRIIMAAARKLSANISEDGALEIATRARGTPRIAIRLLRRVRDFAEAEGTSIDKAAASRALSRLEIDQDGLDALDRRYLEALVRTYAGGPVGADTLAAALSEARDAVEDMIEPFLMQKGYIARTPRGRIAAPLAYERLGLSPPDSGQQTGLFNGD; this is encoded by the coding sequence ATGAGCCGGGACGGAAGCCTCACAGATCCTGAACGCCAGTCTGGCGAGGCGCTGGATCGCGCCCTACGCCCGCAGTCTTTCGAAGACTATGTCGGCCAGGACGCCATCAAGTCGAACCTGAAAGTCTATGTCGATGCCGCAAAGGCGCGCGGCGAAGCGCTCGACCATGTCCTGCTCTTTGGCCCGCCGGGGCTCGGCAAGACAACGCTTGCCCAGATCGTCTCGAAAGAGCTGGGTGTGGGTTTCAGATCCACGTCAGGACCGGTCATCGCAAAAGCGGGTGACCTCGCAGCCATCCTGACCAATCTCGAAGCCAATGATGTCCTGTTCATTGATGAGATCCACCGCCTGCCACCCGCCGTAGAAGAGATCCTCTATCCCGCCATGGAGGACTACGCGCTCGACATCGTGATCGGCGAAGGCCCATCGGCGCGGTCGGTCCGGCTCGATCTTGCGCCCTTCACCCTCGTTGGCGCGACCACCCGGGCCGGCCTCCTCGCCAATCCGCTTCGGGACCGGTTCGGCATTCCGATGCGCCTCGACTTCTACAGCCCGGAGCACCTCTCCCGCATCATCATGGCGGCGGCACGCAAGCTGTCAGCGAACATTTCAGAAGACGGCGCGCTGGAAATCGCAACGCGCGCCCGGGGCACGCCGCGAATTGCGATCCGGCTATTACGACGTGTGCGCGACTTTGCTGAAGCCGAGGGCACGTCCATCGACAAGGCCGCCGCGTCGCGCGCGCTTTCGCGTCTCGAAATCGACCAGGACGGGCTCGACGCGCTCGATCGGCGCTACCTTGAAGCCCTGGTGCGCACTTATGCGGGCGGTCCGGTCGGCGCAGATACGCTTGCAGCGGCCCTTTCAGAGGCGCGCGATGCCGTCGAGGACATGATCGAGCCTTTCCTCATGCAGAAGGGCTACATCGCCCGCACGCCGCGCGGACGCATCGCCGCCCCGCTCGCCTATGAGCGGCTCGGCCTGTCGCCGCCAGACAGCGGTCAGCAGACCGGACTGTTCAACGGGGACTGA
- a CDS encoding M28 family peptidase: MRIVAATGLLAALALTACNPSIPEEAHAATAPESASAEKVEAHVRFLADDLLEGREAGTRGYDIAALYVAEQFRAYGLQPGGDEDSYMQQVPLFRYQLDQAAPQSLTVTEGADLPLELGSDYLISASSQVEQGLVEAPTVFVGYGFIAPDGSRNDFDGVDLEGKIAVIFRDAPSDLNTEERAHYSSTSYQRLSEAGAVGVVTLYHPVAQERYSFERRAAMDRMGRASMTWVDADGNAHSTAPNLQAGATMSIEGAKKLIEAAGRDYDALVEETVTGTEPFELGLTLRIEANSTHEEITSPNVAAILPGTDETLAGEYVVLSAHLDHEGVKPSFNPNEDTLFNGAMDNASGTSALLEVARLLSLDPPKRSVVFVAVTAEEKGLVGSDYYARFPTVPAEGVVANVNLDMPIMTYEFEDVVAFGTERSSLYEPVKAAVEGAGLTLSPDPNPNLGLFTRSDHYSWVKQGVPATYLVPGHANGGAEAQAKFLAEDYHRPSDEADQLNFNALARFAGVKADIARSVANMEERPSWNEGDFFGDMFAEGGE; encoded by the coding sequence ATGAGAATTGTTGCCGCCACCGGCCTTCTGGCCGCGCTCGCGCTTACCGCCTGCAATCCAAGCATTCCCGAAGAGGCGCATGCCGCCACCGCGCCGGAATCCGCGTCCGCCGAAAAGGTAGAGGCCCATGTCCGCTTCCTTGCCGATGACCTTCTGGAAGGGCGCGAGGCCGGCACACGCGGCTATGACATTGCCGCGCTCTATGTCGCTGAACAGTTCCGCGCCTATGGCCTTCAGCCAGGCGGCGATGAAGACAGCTACATGCAGCAAGTCCCGCTCTTTCGCTATCAGCTCGACCAGGCCGCCCCGCAAAGCCTGACCGTAACAGAGGGCGCAGACCTCCCGCTGGAGCTTGGCAGCGATTACCTGATCTCCGCTTCCTCGCAGGTCGAACAGGGCCTCGTCGAAGCGCCGACCGTCTTCGTTGGCTATGGCTTCATCGCCCCTGATGGTAGCCGGAATGACTTCGACGGCGTCGACCTCGAAGGCAAGATCGCCGTCATTTTCCGCGACGCGCCAAGCGACCTCAACACCGAGGAACGCGCCCACTATTCCTCGACCAGCTATCAGCGCCTGTCTGAAGCTGGCGCAGTTGGCGTCGTGACCCTCTACCATCCTGTGGCGCAGGAGCGGTATTCCTTCGAACGCCGCGCCGCGATGGACCGTATGGGCCGCGCCTCGATGACGTGGGTCGATGCCGACGGCAACGCCCATTCAACCGCTCCGAACCTGCAAGCCGGCGCCACGATGAGCATTGAAGGCGCAAAGAAGCTGATCGAGGCCGCTGGCCGCGACTATGACGCCCTCGTTGAGGAAACCGTCACCGGCACCGAGCCATTTGAGCTTGGCCTAACCCTCCGCATCGAAGCCAACAGCACGCATGAAGAGATCACCAGCCCGAACGTCGCCGCCATCCTGCCCGGCACGGATGAAACTCTCGCCGGTGAATATGTCGTCCTCTCGGCCCACCTCGACCATGAAGGGGTGAAGCCAAGCTTCAACCCGAACGAGGACACGCTCTTCAACGGTGCCATGGACAATGCCTCCGGCACCTCGGCCCTTCTGGAAGTCGCGCGCCTCCTCTCGCTTGACCCGCCAAAGCGCAGCGTCGTCTTCGTTGCGGTAACGGCGGAAGAAAAAGGCCTCGTCGGCTCTGACTATTATGCCCGCTTCCCGACCGTCCCGGCCGAAGGCGTGGTCGCCAACGTCAATCTCGACATGCCGATCATGACCTATGAGTTCGAAGACGTTGTCGCCTTCGGCACCGAACGCTCCAGCCTTTATGAGCCGGTGAAAGCCGCCGTCGAAGGTGCTGGCCTGACGCTCAGCCCGGACCCGAACCCGAATCTCGGCCTCTTCACGCGCTCAGACCACTATAGCTGGGTGAAACAGGGCGTCCCGGCGACCTATCTGGTGCCCGGCCACGCCAATGGCGGCGCTGAAGCACAGGCAAAATTCCTCGCCGAGGACTATCACCGCCCATCCGATGAGGCCGACCAGCTGAACTTCAACGCGCTCGCCCGCTTTGCAGGCGTAAAGGCCGACATCGCCCGCAGCGTCGCAAACATGGAAGAACGTCCAAGCTGGAATGAAGGCGACTTCTTCGGCGATATGTTCGCAGAAGGCGGGGAATAG
- a CDS encoding VOC family protein: MSGAGLLTAIDHLVLLCDDIEAGTKAYTNLLGRAPDWRATSGGAATSLFHVDNTALELMAPDGDAAAAPRLRELISSGATLTSLAFRTDNIAEAHRLFSRRGLQPDAIQPGESTHLETGAHRNWQRFRCSDDAMAGIKTFIIEPESESPVTSVEDSCVHSLDHVVINTPNPDRAVANYGARLGLDLRLDRTAEQWKTRFLFFRTGGLTLEIINRLDETADPAENDHIWGLTWTVRDIEAAHARLAKAGIQTSDVRKGRKPGTQVFTVKVKTLGVPTLFIAHSSD, from the coding sequence GTGTCTGGTGCCGGCCTACTGACCGCAATCGACCATCTGGTCCTTCTTTGCGATGACATAGAGGCCGGCACCAAAGCCTACACAAACCTTCTCGGACGCGCGCCAGACTGGCGCGCCACCTCAGGCGGCGCAGCGACCTCCCTTTTTCACGTCGATAATACCGCACTTGAACTCATGGCCCCCGATGGCGACGCGGCCGCCGCCCCGCGCCTGCGAGAGCTGATTTCCAGCGGGGCCACCCTCACCAGCCTGGCCTTCCGTACAGATAACATCGCAGAAGCGCACAGGCTTTTTAGCCGGCGCGGCCTCCAACCCGATGCCATCCAGCCCGGGGAGAGCACACATCTGGAAACTGGAGCACACCGGAACTGGCAGCGGTTTCGCTGCAGCGACGACGCCATGGCTGGCATCAAGACTTTCATCATCGAACCGGAGTCCGAAAGCCCGGTTACGAGCGTTGAGGACTCTTGCGTCCACTCTCTGGACCATGTGGTGATCAACACACCCAACCCGGACCGCGCCGTCGCCAATTATGGTGCGCGCCTCGGTCTCGACCTTCGCCTCGACCGGACGGCCGAGCAATGGAAGACGCGCTTTCTCTTCTTCCGAACGGGCGGCCTGACGCTCGAAATTATCAACCGGCTGGACGAGACAGCAGACCCTGCTGAAAATGACCATATCTGGGGCCTCACCTGGACGGTCCGCGATATCGAAGCGGCGCATGCGCGTCTCGCCAAAGCTGGCATCCAAACCTCTGACGTGCGCAAAGGCCGCAAGCCCGGAACGCAAGTCTTCACGGTAAAGGTCAAGACTCTGGGCGTCCCCACCTTGTTCATTGCCCATTCCAGCGATTAG
- the leuB gene encoding 3-isopropylmalate dehydrogenase codes for MKQTLLLLPGDGIGPEVTAAAQRICQLVAPDVAIEEDLVGGASIDKHGVPLTGAALERAKSVDAILLGAVGGPKWSDVARDNRPEAGLLGLRKGLDVFANLRPAYCFGALVDASSLKRDRVEGLDIMIVRELTSGVYFGEPRGIETDADGVRRGFDMSVYTAPEVERVTRVALEIARGRAGRVCSVDKANVMESGQFWREEVTTVHKTHGDGVELSHMLADACAMELVRAPKQFDVILADNLFGDLLSDAAAMLTGSIGMLPSASLGTEGTPGLFEPVHGSAPDIAGQGIANPCAAILSLEMALRWSLARPDAADRIMAAVGRALEAGARTRDLGGDLSTTAMTDAIIDCL; via the coding sequence ATGAAACAGACCCTGCTTCTCTTACCCGGCGATGGCATCGGCCCCGAAGTAACTGCTGCAGCCCAACGCATCTGCCAGCTCGTCGCGCCGGACGTCGCGATTGAAGAGGATCTTGTCGGCGGCGCTTCCATCGACAAGCACGGCGTACCGCTTACCGGCGCTGCACTTGAACGCGCCAAATCTGTCGACGCCATCCTCCTCGGTGCAGTCGGTGGACCTAAGTGGTCTGATGTCGCCCGCGACAATCGCCCGGAAGCTGGACTTCTGGGTCTACGCAAGGGCCTCGACGTCTTCGCAAACCTGCGCCCCGCCTACTGTTTCGGCGCTCTCGTCGATGCCTCAAGCCTGAAGCGCGACCGCGTCGAAGGCCTCGACATCATGATCGTGCGAGAGCTGACCTCCGGCGTCTATTTCGGCGAACCGCGCGGTATCGAAACCGACGCAGATGGTGTGCGCCGTGGCTTCGACATGTCGGTCTACACAGCGCCGGAAGTTGAACGCGTCACGCGCGTCGCGCTGGAGATCGCCCGCGGCCGTGCCGGACGGGTCTGTTCGGTCGACAAGGCCAATGTGATGGAAAGCGGCCAGTTCTGGCGCGAGGAAGTCACCACAGTCCATAAAACGCATGGAGACGGCGTGGAGCTGTCCCACATGCTAGCCGACGCCTGCGCCATGGAGCTGGTGCGCGCCCCGAAACAGTTCGACGTCATCCTGGCCGACAATCTGTTCGGCGATCTTCTATCTGACGCCGCCGCCATGCTGACGGGTTCGATCGGCATGCTGCCGTCTGCAAGCCTCGGGACAGAAGGCACGCCAGGCCTGTTTGAGCCCGTGCACGGGTCGGCGCCGGATATTGCAGGCCAGGGCATCGCTAATCCATGCGCCGCGATCCTGTCGCTCGAGATGGCGCTACGCTGGTCGCTCGCCCGCCCGGATGCCGCAGACCGGATCATGGCGGCCGTGGGCCGCGCGCTCGAGGCCGGTGCCCGCACACGCGACCTCGGCGGTGACCTCTCCACCACCGCCATGACGGACGCGATCATCGACTGTCTTTAG
- the rplS gene encoding 50S ribosomal protein L19, whose amino-acid sequence MEQLEAEEVARVTSGKEIPDFSPGDTVSVNVRIREGDRERVQRFEGVCIARAGKGVNENFTVRKISFGEGVERVFPVVSPMIESIEVKRKGRVRRAKLYYLRNLRGKSARIAERTSGHGMETTEVTVSKTERKRQRVEQKAARREQAAKDRVEAEEAKRKAAEAEAAAAEAEAAAAENEAAEGESTSEQ is encoded by the coding sequence ATTGAACAGCTCGAAGCTGAAGAAGTGGCACGCGTCACTTCAGGCAAGGAAATCCCGGATTTCTCTCCTGGCGATACCGTGTCTGTGAATGTGCGCATTCGCGAAGGCGACCGTGAACGCGTCCAGCGTTTCGAAGGCGTCTGCATCGCACGCGCCGGCAAAGGCGTGAACGAGAACTTCACGGTCCGCAAGATTTCCTTCGGTGAAGGTGTCGAGCGCGTTTTCCCGGTCGTCTCCCCGATGATCGAGAGCATTGAAGTCAAGCGCAAGGGCCGCGTGCGCCGTGCGAAGCTTTACTACCTGCGCAACCTGCGCGGTAAGTCTGCACGTATCGCAGAGCGTACCTCCGGCCACGGCATGGAGACCACCGAGGTCACCGTGTCCAAGACCGAGCGCAAGCGTCAGCGCGTCGAGCAGAAAGCTGCCCGCCGCGAGCAGGCTGCAAAGGATCGCGTCGAGGCGGAAGAAGCCAAGCGCAAGGCCGCAGAAGCTGAAGCAGCGGCCGCCGAGGCAGAAGCTGCAGCCGCCGAAAACGAGGCTGCAGAGGGCGAAAGCACCTCCGAGCAGTAG